A window of Halomonas sp. H10-9-1 contains these coding sequences:
- a CDS encoding DUF6094 domain-containing protein translates to MALMFPRLARNFIRNGYFPTDEPTLERALSALAPSPGSMSILDPCAGEGVAIAEAAHALGREQVQAFAVEYDAERARHARQLVDRCIHGDLMDTLISRQSFGLLWLNPPYGDLSKDVNGNIGYQGQGRARLEKLFYQRALPLLQYDGVLIFIVPSYVLDPELVGWLTRHFADLRIYRAVETQFKQVVIFGRRIRQRDQASESVKAVRGLLLQIGQGDAEAEELPLEWPFLPYTVPASPAEPEHFYRVTMEPEQFADEVGRLQGLWPALDTHLGAAQQSLRPPARALSHWHLALALAAGAISGVVKSKSGRVLVVKGDTHKEKTLQTEYTERDDGSVAETRILTDKFVPVIRAWDLTLGSPTWGEVLTIR, encoded by the coding sequence ATGGCACTCATGTTTCCGCGCCTGGCGCGCAATTTCATCCGTAACGGCTACTTCCCCACCGACGAGCCGACGCTGGAGCGGGCCTTGTCCGCACTGGCGCCGTCTCCCGGCTCCATGTCCATCCTCGATCCCTGCGCCGGCGAAGGCGTGGCGATTGCCGAAGCCGCCCACGCCCTCGGGCGCGAGCAGGTCCAGGCCTTCGCCGTCGAGTACGACGCTGAGCGTGCCCGCCACGCACGGCAACTGGTCGATCGCTGCATCCACGGTGACCTGATGGACACACTGATCTCGCGCCAGTCCTTCGGGCTGCTGTGGCTGAACCCGCCGTATGGCGACCTGAGCAAGGACGTGAACGGCAACATCGGCTATCAGGGCCAGGGCCGTGCGCGGCTGGAAAAGCTCTTCTATCAGCGCGCGCTGCCGCTGCTGCAGTACGACGGCGTGCTGATCTTCATCGTGCCGTCCTACGTGCTCGACCCCGAGCTGGTCGGATGGCTGACGCGCCACTTCGCCGACCTACGCATCTACCGTGCGGTGGAAACGCAGTTCAAGCAGGTGGTGATCTTCGGCCGCAGGATTCGTCAGCGCGACCAGGCGTCGGAGTCGGTCAAGGCCGTGCGTGGTCTGCTGCTGCAGATCGGACAGGGCGACGCCGAAGCCGAGGAGCTGCCGCTCGAATGGCCGTTCCTGCCGTACACCGTCCCTGCCAGCCCGGCCGAGCCGGAGCACTTCTATCGCGTGACGATGGAGCCCGAGCAGTTCGCCGATGAAGTCGGCCGGCTGCAAGGTCTCTGGCCGGCGCTCGATACGCACCTGGGCGCCGCGCAGCAATCGCTGCGTCCGCCCGCGCGGGCCTTGTCGCACTGGCATCTCGCCTTGGCCTTGGCCGCAGGCGCGATCTCTGGCGTAGTGAAGTCCAAGAGCGGGCGCGTGCTCGTCGTCAAAGGTGATACCCACAAGGAGAAGACCCTCCAGACGGAATACACCGAACGCGACGACGGCTCCGTGGCCGAGACGCGCATCCTCACCGACAAGTTCGTGCCGGTCATTCGTGCATGGGACTTGACGCTGGGCTCGCCTACGTGGGGCGAAGTGCTGACCATCCGCTGA